One region of Agelaius phoeniceus isolate bAgePho1 chromosome 12, bAgePho1.hap1, whole genome shotgun sequence genomic DNA includes:
- the CIAPIN1 gene encoding anamorsin, protein MGEYGLAPGQRVAIIWDSSSPVEALKDLVDKVQALVGADNHISVENVNQLPLSAHRKSSFDVILSGMVPGSAAQHSVELLAEVARILKPGGRVLLKEPVVTESGNNTKIKTASKLLTTLTLSGLVEVKELQKEALTPEEAQSVGEHLGYQGNDLLIIQIEGRKPNFEVGSSSQLKLSFAKKPGPSAKPHVDPAAAKLWTLSANDMNDEEMDLLDSDELLDSEDLKKPDPSSLRAPSCNEKGKKKACKNCTCGLAEELEKEKKGSQPKSACGNCYLGDAFRCASCPYLGMPAFKPGEKILLPENQLHDA, encoded by the exons ATGGGCGAGTACGGATTGGCTCCGGGCCAGCGCGTGGCCATCATCTGGGACAGCTCCTCGCCCGTCGAAGCCCTGAAGGATTTGGTGGATAAAGTCCAGGCACTGGTGGGAGCTGATAATCACATCTCTGTGGAAAATGTTAACCAGCTGCCTCTGT CGGCTCACAGGAAGTCCAGTTTCGATGTAATCCTCTCTGGCATGGTACcaggcagtgcagcacagcacagtgtgGAGCTCCTGGCAGAAGTAGCTCGGATACTTAAGCCAGGGGGCCGTGTCCTGCTGAAAGAACCCGTGGTTACAGAGTCAG GAAACAATACCAAAATCAAGACAGCATCCAAGCTCCTCACAACTCTGACTCTCTCTGGGTTGGTGGAAGTGAAGGAG CTACAAAAGGAAGCACTGACCCCAGAGGAGGCCCAGTCTGTTGGAGAACATCTGGGTTACCAAGGCAATGACCTTCTCATTATTCAGATAGAAGGCAGGAAGCCCAATTTCGAAGTGGGATCCTCAAGTCAGCTCAAACTTTCCTTTGCCAAGAAGCCTGGTCCTTCAG CAAAACCCCATGTGgacccagctgctgccaagCTGTGGACACTGTCTGCCAATGATATGAATGATGAAGAGATG GATCTTTTGGACTCTGACGAGCTGTTGGATTCAGAGGATTTGAAAAAGCCAGATCCATCATccctcagagctccatcctgcAATGAAAAGGGCAAAAAGAAAGCCTGCAAGAACTG CACATGTGGCCTGGCTGAAGaactggaaaaggagaagaagggcTCCCAGCCTAAATCTGCCTGTGGAAAT TGCTACCTGGGGGATGCATTCCGTTGTGCCAGCTGCCCTTACCTGGGGATGCCTGCCTTCAAGCCTGGGGAGAAGATTCTCCTGCCAGAGAACCAGCTGCACGATGCCTAA
- the GFOD2 gene encoding glucose-fructose oxidoreductase domain-containing protein 2 has translation MKMLPGVGVFGTGSAARVLVPLLRAEGFSIEALWGKTEEEAKQLAEEMNISFYTSRTDDVLLHQDVDLVCINIPPPLTRQIAVKALGIGKNVLCEKAATSVDAFRMVTAARYYPKLMSIVGNVLRFLPAFVKMKQLIEEHYVGNVIICDVRVYGGSLLSHQYNWICDELMGGGGLHTMGTYIIDLLTHLTSRRAEKVHGLLKTFVKQNTAISGIRHVTSDDFCVFQMLMSDGVCCTVTLNFNMPGSFIHEVMIVGSAGRLIARGTDLYGQKNSALQEELLFTDSLPVNKGLLEKGFKDIPLLYLKGMVYMVQALRQSFQEQEDRRTWDHKPVAMAASFEDGLYMQSVVEAIKKSSRSGEWETVEVMTEEPDANQNLCEALQRNNL, from the exons ATGAAAATGCTCCCTGGAGTGGGTGTGTTTGGAACTGGTAGTGCTGCCCGGGTCCTGGTACCCTTGCTGAGGGCAGAAGGCTTCTCCATTGAAGCTCTTTGGGGCAAGACTGAGGAGGAGGCcaagcagctggcagaggaaaTGAACATCTCCTTCTACACCAGTCGCACTGACGATGTCCTGCTGCATCAGGACGTGGATTTGGTCTGCATCAACATCCCTCCACCACTGACTCGGCAGATTGCTGTGAAGGCTCTAG GAATAGGGAAGAACGTGCTGTGTGAGAAAGCTGCTACCTCTGTGGATGCCTTCAGGATGGTGACAGCTGCCAGGTACTACCCCAAGCTGATGAGCATCGTTGGCAACGTGCTGCGCTTCCTGCCCGCCTTCGTGAAGATGAAGCAGCTGATAGAGGAGCACTACGTGGGCAACGTCATCATCTGCGACGTGCGGGTCTACGGGGGCAGCCTGCTCAGCCACCAGTACAACTGGATCTGTGACGAGCTCATGGGAGGGGGCGGCCTGCACACCATGGGCACCTACATCATCGACCTCCTGACTCACCTCACCAGCAGGAGAGCTGAGAAGGTGCACGGTTTGCTCAAGACTTTTGTGAAGCAGAACACGGCCATCAGCGGGATCCGCCACGTCACCAGCGACGACTTCTGCGTTTTCCAGATGCTCATGAGCGACGGCGTCTGTTGCACTGTGACTCTCAACTTCAACATGCCCGGCTCCTTCATCCATGAGGTCATGATCGTGGGCTCTGCCGGCCGCCTCATAGCTCGTGGGACGGACTTGTACGGGCAGAAGAACTCTGctctccaggaggagctgctgttcacagacTCTCTGCCTGTCAACAAGGGCCTTTTGGAGAAGGGCTTCAAGGACATCCCTCTGCTTTACCTGAAAGGAATGGTGTACATGGTGCAAGCCCTGCGGCAGTCTTTCCAAGAGCAGGAAGACCGTCGGACGTGGGATCATAAACCTGTGGCTATGGCAGCCTCTTTTGAAGATGGCCTGTACATGCAGAGTGTGGTAGAGGCCATCAAGAAATCCAGTAGGTCAGGTGAGTGGGAGACTGTGGAGGTGATGACTGAGGAACCAGATGCCAACCAAAACCTCTGTGAGGCACTTCAAAGAAATAACTTATGA
- the LOC129125431 gene encoding uncharacterized protein LOC129125431 — protein sequence MVTMRLLGSMEPWLASTFLPLLLLTWLPLGTARQMVKPVTTVQLEIGLENLTVQVKWYNPECLKGENQTNSVFLGENCMNFTSSNLCTAHTGICVSGVFITTPNSTDAGNQTNPVFLGGNCMNFTSSSLCTVSTGICVCRVFIRRPNSTDAGNSTQAADLSCGCAASQTDVTGKIWTGLNLLLCILLGLAVGTLLYMPIIGFLLWQCRRNRTGELMNEEVTEENQVSTAAPVTGTEDLTYANLKFEKKGTGSASSNVIYTEIKPLQQKQSGGDGSAANTEVDVSPKEEGK from the exons ATGGTCACCATGAGGCTCTTGGGGAGCATGGAGCCCTGGCTGGCCAGCAccttcctgcccctgctgctcctcacctggCTGCCACTTG GAACAGCCAGGCAGATGGTAAAGCCAGTCACCACTGTGCAGCTTGAGATTGGTTTGGAGAATCTCACAGTGCAGGTGAAGTGGTACAATCCTGAATGTCTGAAGGGGGAGAATCAAACCAACTCTGTGTTTCTGGGAGAAAATTGTATGAATTTCACCAGCTCAAACCTGTGTACAGCCCACACAGGAATCTGTGTGTCTGGGGTCTTCATCACAACACCAAACTCAACAGATGCTGGAAATCAAACCAACCCTGTGTTTCTGGGTGGAAACTGTATGAATTTCACCAGCTCAAGCCTGTGTACAGTCAGTACAGGAATCTGTGTGTGCAGGGTCTTCATCAGACGACCAAACTCGACAGATGCTGGAAACAGCACGCAAGCAGCAGATCTCA gctgtggctgtgcagcatcTCAGACTGATGTCACAGGCAAGATCTGGACAG GACTCAACCTCCTCTTGTGCATCCTCCTTGGATTAGCGGTGGGGACGCTCCTTTACATGCCCATAATTGGCTTcctgctgtggcagtgcagaaggaACAGAACAG GAGAGCTCATGAACGAGGAAGTGACAGAGGAGAATCAAGTCAGTACG gcagccccGGTGACAGGAACTGAGGATCTGACCTATGCCAACCTGAAATTTGAAAAGAaggggacaggatctgcctccTCCAATGTCATTTACACTGAGATCAAGCCATTGCAACAGAAGCAGAGTGGTGGGGATGGCagtgctgccaacacagagGTGGATGTCTCCCCCAAGGAAGAGGGCAAGTGA